The DNA window CACCATCTACATCATCATGGACCAGTGGGCTCTGGGACCAGTGGTCTGTGACTTGTGGCTTGCAATAGACTACGTGGCCAGCAATGCTTCAGTCATGAACCTGCTCGTCATCAGCTTTGACAGGTAGCAATAATGTCACtgatcatttgttttgttgagtAGTACTTGTACTTGTAGCATTGGTAGTTACAGCTATGGTTTAGTTTGGTTTGTACACTGAATGGCAAAGAGCTTCTCAATGATAAaaactgtgtttctgtgttgtgaTGAATGAAAGCCACGGGAAACATCACATTTATGTCTTATAAAGGATCTTTaatgatagacagacagactttattgatcccaaagtAGGAAATTCACATTTACAATTCACaattaaaacaaggcagtcagagactacgaCATCCcacgaagggtaggtcagggtaccctgaaggtagtacctgacaagtgcatttgacctttcagggtaggtcaaagctatgcactagcatagatagatcaaagcactagctttgatctatggtcttactcacactgggcttctccctcgtctttcaatcttatccggttcctgagtgtacaaacgtttaaatttgaccttgacctagttttctcagggtcaaggtcatcatctcatcttcatcccctctcctgcctgagtcatgtgctttttgtctcatctctctatctgaacggttgtggagatatttggtggactaacggacgaacacacaaacactgacaattacaagacatcaccgctttgaagcgagatgGAACGACATAGTCTGTAAAAAAAGATCCAGTTACAGTTACTCTGTACAGCTACCTATTTTCTCTATGTGCTTCCCAGGTATTTCTCTGTGACCAGACCCTTGACGTATCGAGCCAAGCGTACCACCAAGCGAGCAATGACCATGATTATTTTAGCCTGGTCCATCTCTTTCATTCTCTGGGCACCAGCCATCTTGTTCTGGCAATACATCGTGGGTGAGCGGACTGTCCAGCCTAACGAGTGCTACATCCAGTTCCTGTCTGAGCCAATCATTACGTTCTGCACTGCTATTGCAGCCTTTTATTTGCCAGTGACTATAATGACCATCTTGTTCTGGAAGATCTATCAGCAGACAGAGAAGCGAGCCAAAGATGTGCAGGGTCTGAAGGGATCAGGTTCAAGCAACAGCCCCAATCAGGCTCAGAATAAGGGAGGAGGTAGTGGGAGAGctggtgatgaaggtgtgacgaACAGCCAGAGGGAATCCTCCACTGTGGTACGTCAGATGAGCGCTCAGAGCTGCAGCAGCTATGAACTAAACCAAACTCTGGACCAGAGCAAAGACAGCATCAGCCTATCAGGAGGGACGCAAAGCAGAAGGAAGTGTGGGACGTTCTTATTCTGCTGCCAGTTTCCATTGATGTGGACAGGCTGTCAGGCATCCAGAAGGTCTGTCAACACAACAACTACcatggtggggggggcagagcacAGCAGCTGTGATAGCTTCAACAacaatgatggtggtggctgtGTGGACCAATCAGGTTCAGAGGAGGACACTGCAGGTCCATCAAAACCTCCAAAAGGTGAGCCTTAAATCCACTATGGGATCTTGTTTGCATaatatatgaatgaaaatgCAGTGAAtaaatatctgtctgtctatctagaTGCTAAGAAACCTGTACGGATGAAGAAAACCAAGGATAAACAACCATGTCCATCCAACAAAAGTGAAAACGTGTCCCAATCAAATGCTGCCGGCTCATCAAAAGTGTCCCAGTCATCAGCAGCCATCACCATGAAGGACGCAGCGATGGCCAAACGCTTTGCCTCTAAAGCCAAAACAGAGATCAACAGGCGCAAGAACGAAAAGAAGGCCAACGAGAAGAAAGCAGCACGAACTCTGAGCGCCATCTTGTTTGCCTTCATCACCACGTGGCTGCCGTACAACATCATGGTGTTGGTCAATACTTTCTGTCAAGACTGTATCCCAGAAACGCTGTGGGCCCTGGGCTACTGGCTGTGTTACGTTAACAGCACAGTGAACCCCATGTGTTACGCCTTGTGTAACAAGACCTTCAGGACAACTTTCAGGGATATTTTGATGTGCCAGTGGAATCAACGTAAGACAAAGCCTAATTTTTATCAGAGAAAAGCTGTGGCATTCAAGAAATAGTGTCAAAATAGCAAGAAAGTATTCAATGGCTCTATTTTCCAAGTTGGATTGTAGTATACAAACCAATCCATTCTGACAGGCCTATACTCTGTTAGAGACGGGTTTGAAATGGACGATGTCATCTATATGTagtttgtgttcatttcatgcatttttgGTTATGTTTTTAGAATGCTTCCATTCTAGGAGACAAAAAAACTCGTGTAACACCACAAAACATTTACAGCAAGATGTAATTCAAGCAAGACACCACAAAAGAGGACAAAACCAAAGGTGAATGTGTAATGGCAAAGTGTAATGACTTGAAGTCTCAGTGTTCTAAATAACCCCGTAGACACCAGTGAGTGCACTTTTAACGCCGCTATCACGCTATCATTACTGAGTCGCTTTGTCAATGGATTGCTGACCCccccgtctttttttttttttacagtgcaaTTTTGGTCAGTGAGAGTTCGTGGTCATATTATCCCTTAAAGAAATGTCACTGCTTTTGTGCTGCAATGTACAATTATTAATATCGTAATGCAAAACAAATTGAATTCATAATAGATtatttcttccagatgacaaactatttacatttattcatgagTTAGTCAGGTTATTGGCTGCCTCAATGTTTGTACCCCATAATCTGATAAATCTACACAAGTAAAACATTCTGTTTGAGTTATGTTCCAACATATGATATAGTGAATTATGAATTAACACTGCCTTACGTAGTGGCTTTCAGAAGCAAACATTTATGACATAAAATAATAGAATAGACTATGGTCTAATTGTAATATCCAATAACAATTGAGTCACATAATTGTACCCAGTTATTGTTTGGATTTGGTACCGATGTGACCACACCAGTTAAATGCTCAACTTACATGACAGTTATGGATGttattgtgtgtttgctcttCAAATCCTCCAGGTGAATACATCCTACGTccactaaaaatataaaaaatgccctacaaaaacataaaagttcCACCGACCATAAAATGTCAGAGTATGTTATCAATTTGTCCATGTGCTAATACTTAGTCTGGAGCGTGTCACAAACCAAACAATGTGGTTTAAAAACACTTGGTACACACATATTACACGTACCTGTAGTTATATTTTGATATTCTATACATGATATATTTTGCTGTTTCCATGTCATTAACTGATAAACATTTTGTGGTGGTTGTCATCTGCTGCGTCGAGTTTCCTTTCTGAAGAAAGCACAACTGAACTCTTTAGAATAGACTATTGTCTGATGGTATGACTGATGGTGATCTACTTGAACTAGTTGGACTGTTAACTCCAAATGTAACAAAGAATGATTCTTACAGAATTAGTAGTAAATGAAGTGCAGAAAAACACTTCCAAGACACCAGCAGAGCACCATTTCTCCCAGTGAATTTAAGCCTCATGGACCGACGCATTAAAATGACTTGATTAACAGGTATTAACAAACTTGTGTATTTTACATGGCAGTACAGCCTGTACCCATGGAATACTCACCCACACAACATGTTACTTATCCTTCAGAGGGACAGTGGTGGCTTATCTGTGATTGTAACCCTGCATGTGTGCCAGACGGGAAACCAGGAGCCTCAGGAAGTCTCAGGAACTGGTTAAAGTCAATAAGACTTCccctgatatacagtacataccaTATAGACCCAATGTCTGCCAAAGGAAACAAAGAGAACTGTTCGTTTGTGTGTAAAGTCTTGAGGAATGGTGTCTGCATGCTTGACTGGAGACTAGGAACTCAGACCCAGAGGCAAAGTGGGGTGAACAATTTCATGTAAGGTGATCTTACACATatgagaattaaataaaaaatacttgatgaaaaacagtttctacTCTATTGTTGTAGATATTAAATGAGTATGCTTTTTATTATACgtgatttttaaaagaaatatctTCCATAACACTCGACTCCTGCAATACTGAATCAATGTCTGCAATAATATTGCAATAGTACCACCAAGTGGTGATTAAACCGTCTAACAGCTGTGGGTTGAGCTtatttaatatgtatgtatttaatgCTGCTATGCAGTTCAAACAGGTGAAGGATCTTGCCACATACCATACATCCATAATGTCTGAGGCATGTCAGGTTTTAGGCATTCTATTAAACCAGTGTTTTTCAACCACTGCCGCGACACACTATTGTCAGGTGTGTCGTGGGAAATTATCCAATTTGTGTGCCTGTGCGGTCCAGCGCCTGGCAGAGTCATCATGCAGTACTCTTCCACACCAGTAGGCGGCAGCAGCAGGTAGATAATTGCTTTGCGCTTGGAGACAAGCGAATTAGTGCTGCATGGATGCAGCGACAGGTGGACAGCAGGACGACGGTGGTGTGATGGATGAGTTTTTGAAGAGGAAAATTCTGACTCTGAGCTGGACCCTGGACAAAACCCGGACCCAGATTAAGACTCTGGTATGAGTGGAggtcaaaagaaagaaaagacatccaGCAAAGTTTCTGCTAAGACGTCCAGCAAAGCTTAAACTCCATCTCCAAACCAAACAGTTCACTTCAAAACAACGTGGAGTGTT is part of the Antennarius striatus isolate MH-2024 chromosome 21, ASM4005453v1, whole genome shotgun sequence genome and encodes:
- the chrm3b gene encoding muscarinic acetylcholine receptor M1 — translated: MNLTSSSESIIFFSNSFPGMRDQSVTTVADPATSASGGSFQDQIILSDNVGGWNQRDVTHVTSQGGNFTHSPENTTLRLPAENVDLLGGHTIWQVIIIVLLSGSLSVLTVVGNILVLVSFKINKALKTVNNYYLLSLAFADLIIGTLSMNLYTIYIIMDQWALGPVVCDLWLAIDYVASNASVMNLLVISFDRYFSVTRPLTYRAKRTTKRAMTMIILAWSISFILWAPAILFWQYIVGERTVQPNECYIQFLSEPIITFCTAIAAFYLPVTIMTILFWKIYQQTEKRAKDVQGLKGSGSSNSPNQAQNKGGGSGRAGDEGVTNSQRESSTVVRQMSAQSCSSYELNQTLDQSKDSISLSGGTQSRRKCGTFLFCCQFPLMWTGCQASRRSVNTTTTMVGGAEHSSCDSFNNNDGGGCVDQSGSEEDTAGPSKPPKDAKKPVRMKKTKDKQPCPSNKSENVSQSNAAGSSKVSQSSAAITMKDAAMAKRFASKAKTEINRRKNEKKANEKKAARTLSAILFAFITTWLPYNIMVLVNTFCQDCIPETLWALGYWLCYVNSTVNPMCYALCNKTFRTTFRDILMCQWNQRKTKPNFYQRKAVAFKK